A window of the Falco rusticolus isolate bFalRus1 chromosome 1, bFalRus1.pri, whole genome shotgun sequence genome harbors these coding sequences:
- the LOC119153151 gene encoding claudin-22-like produces MALVYPVMQLSGILFSLLGWVLSCLTTYLPQWKNLNLELNEMEIWTMGLWQACVVQEEGGMQCKDFDSFLALPPELRISRILMFFSNGSGLLGLLLSGLGLDCLKIGERQQEQKKRLLLFGGMLFWISGITAIVPVSWVAHSTVQEFWDDNIPDIVPRWDFGEALFIGWLAGFCLILGGSLLNCTICSTEVHPSSVHYAVAEQQDQCQHLETETRP; encoded by the coding sequence ATGGCCTTGGTCTATCCAGTGATGCAATTAAGTGGCATCCTATTCTCTCTGTTGGGATGGGTCCTGTCCTGTCTCACGACCTATTTACCCCAGTGGAAAAATCTTAACTTGGAACTGAATGAAATGGAGATCTGGACCATGGGACTCTGGCAAGCTTGTGTTGTCCAGGAAGAAGGGGGCATGCAGTGCAAGGACTTCGATTCTTTCCTAGCTTTGCCTCCAGAGCTCAGGATTTCTAggattttgatgtttttttccaatggaTCGGGGCTTTTGGGCCTTTTGCTCTCAGGATTGGGGTTGGACTGTTTGAAAATTGGTGAAAGAcaacaggaacaaaagaaacGGCTGTTGCTGTTTGGAGGAATGCTCTTCTGGATATCGGGGATTACAGCTATTGTCCCAGTTTCTTGGGTGGCCCATTCCACAGTCCAGGAATTTTGGGATGACAATATACCAGATATTGTTCCCAGGTGGGATTTTGGGGAAGCGTTATTTATTGGCTGGCTTGCTGGATTTTGTCTTATATTAGGTGGATCCCTACTTAATTGCACAATCTGTTCAACTGAAGTCCATCCATCTTCGGTCCATTATGCAGTAGCAGAACAGCAAGATCAGTGTCAACACTTGGAAACGGAAACTAGGCCTTAA
- the LOC119154154 gene encoding LOW QUALITY PROTEIN: claudin-22-like (The sequence of the model RefSeq protein was modified relative to this genomic sequence to represent the inferred CDS: inserted 4 bases in 2 codons), which translates to MLLWLLTMNLVHRCRLQLAGFLLSVLGWILTSTGNYLXDWKNLSLAQNVLELWTVGXWQACIAQAVGGTQCKDCDSFLVLPLEFKIARILVSTSNGRGLLSLVISSLGLDCLKMEDTEQKLEKQLLLLGGILLWLAGVLALVPISWVARAIMQEFWDEDIPEIVPTWETGDALFGDWFGGFFFFFGYNSRGFSTPLHNRLPSDHQLPEQYAMADMQDTHQHLKTEDFMRVDIRFSDFLLLHYS; encoded by the exons ATGCTTCTGTGGCTGCTGACAATGAACTTGGTCCACAGATGCAGGCTCCAGTTAGCTGGATTTCTTTTGTCTGTGCTAGGATGGATTTTAACCAGTACCGGTAACTATTT CGACTGGAAAAATCTCAGCTTAGCCCAAAATGTGCTGGAGCTTTGGACCGTGGG CTGGCAAGCCTGTATAGCCCAAGCTGTAGGAGGAACACAGTGTAAAGATTGTGATTCTTTCCTAGTTCTGCCTCTAGAATTCAAGATTGCCAGGATTTTAGTATCTACATCAAATGGACGAGGACTGCTGAGCCTTGTGATCTCCAGTCTTGGTTTGGACTGCCTAAAGATGGAGGATACAGAGCAGAAGCTAGAGAAACAGCTGTTACTACTTGGAGGAATACTCCTGTGGCTGGCTGGAGTTCTGGCCTTAGTCCCTATTTCTTGGGTTGCCCGTGCTATAATGCAGGAATTTTGGGATGAAGACATCCCAGAGATTGTGCCCACATGGGAAACAGGGGATGCACTGTTTGGTGATTggtttggtggatttttttttttttttggttataaTTCTAGGGGGTTCTCTACTCCTCTCCACAATCGCTTACCATCTGACCATCAATTACCAGAGCAGTATGCAATGGCAGATATGCAAGACACCCATcaacatctgaaaacagaagattttaTGAGGGTAGATATCAGGTTTTCAGATTTCTTACTCTTGCATTACAGTTAA